From Chiloscyllium punctatum isolate Juve2018m chromosome 39, sChiPun1.3, whole genome shotgun sequence, one genomic window encodes:
- the luc7l3 gene encoding luc7-like protein 3 isoform X2, which produces MLSNAQLLDELMGRDRNLAPDEKRQNVRWDDESVCKYFLCGFCPAELFTNTRSDLGPCEKIHDDNLRKYYEKSSRFMKVGYEKDFLRYLQNLMADVERRIRRGHARLALSQNTTTGTATGGPVSKNEEKGQVLTEKIEELLEQIEELGSEGKVEEAQGMMKLVEQLKDEREQLRSASSTIESFAAQEKQMEVCEVCGAFLIVGDAQSRVDDHLMGKQHMGYAKIKATVEELKKVRKKTEEPERDDKLKREREERELEREREREEREKKRRREEEEKEREREARRRRSHSRSRHSHSSRASDRRRSRSRERKRSRSKEREKKRSRGEDRRSRDRSERSRDRSERKHRSRSRDRRRSRSRDVRSHKHRSRSREKERRSKDKERRDSDEMRKSSRKPSQTDRESVEARPDAMEVDATKSEVNGRDEDLKSEGDTQSN; this is translated from the exons ATGTTGTCGAACGCGCAGCTTCTGGATGAGTTGATGGGCCGTGACCGTAACCTGGCCCCGGACGAGAAACGCCAGAATGTCCGGTGGGACGATGAGAGT GTATGTAAATATTTCCTGTGTGGATTCTGTCCAGCTGAGTTATTTACGAACACACGCTCTGACCTGG GTCCCTGTGAGAAGATTCATGATGACAATCTGCGGAAGTA CTATGAGAAGAGCTCCCGTTTTATGAAAGTGGGTTATGAGAAAGACTTCCTGCGTTATCTGCAAAACCTGATGGCTGATGTTGAGCGGCGGATCCGTCGAGGTCATGCTCGGTTGGCACTATCCCAGAACACGACAACTGGAACAGCG ACTGGAGGGCCTGTGAGTAAGAATGAAGAGAAGGGTCAGGTTTTAACAGAGAAAATAGAAGAACTCCTGGAACAG ATTGAGGAGCTGGGCTCTGAGGGGaaggtggaagaggcccagggtATGATGAAACTTGTCGAACAGCTGAAAGATGAGCGAGAGCAACTGCGATCTGCCAGCTCG ACCATCGAGAGCTTTGCGGCCCAGGAGAAGCAGATGGAGGTTTGTGAAGTGTGCGGTGCATTCCTCATCGTAGGAGATGCACAGTCCAGGGTGGATGATCACTTAATGGGGAAGCAGCACATGGGCTATGCGAAGATCAAAGCAACCGTGGAGGAGCTGAAG AAGGTTCGGAAGAAGACTGAAGAACCAGAACGTGATGACAAATTAAAACGCGAGAGGGAAGAACGGGAGCTGGAGCGAGAGCGTGAGCGGGAGGAGAGGGAGAAGAAACGGCGGCGGGAAGAGGaggagaaagagcgagagagggaggcacGGCGTAGGAGGAGCCACTCGCGGAGCCGGCATTCTCATTCTAGCCGGGCGTCTGACAGAAGGCGAAGCAGGTCGCGTGAACGCAAGCGGTCACGCAGTAAGGAACGTGAAAAGAAACGCAGCAG GGGTGAGGATCGGCGGAGCAGAGACCGCTCTGAGAGAAGCAGAGACCGATCAGAAAGGAAACACCGATCCCGGAGTCGGGATCGGCGCCGATCACGAAGTCGGGATGTCAGGTCACACAAGCACAGAAGCaggagcagagagaaagagaggaggtcaAAGGACAAAG AAAGGAGAGACTCTGATGAAATGAGGAAAAGCAGTCGGAAACccagtcagacagacagagagagtgtagaGGCTCGACCAGACGCCATGGAGGTGGACGCCACTAAAAGCGAGGTCAATGGGAGAGATGAAGACCTAAAATCTGAAGGTGACACTCAGTCCAATTAA
- the luc7l3 gene encoding luc7-like protein 3 isoform X1 translates to MLSNAQLLDELMGRDRNLAPDEKRQNVRWDDESVCKYFLCGFCPAELFTNTRSDLGPCEKIHDDNLRKYYEKSSRFMKVGYEKDFLRYLQNLMADVERRIRRGHARLALSQNTTTGTATGGPVSKNEEKGQVLTEKIEELLEQIEELGSEGKVEEAQGMMKLVEQLKDEREQLRSASSTIESFAAQEKQMEVCEVCGAFLIVGDAQSRVDDHLMGKQHMGYAKIKATVEELKEKVRKKTEEPERDDKLKREREERELEREREREEREKKRRREEEEKEREREARRRRSHSRSRHSHSSRASDRRRSRSRERKRSRSKEREKKRSRGEDRRSRDRSERSRDRSERKHRSRSRDRRRSRSRDVRSHKHRSRSREKERRSKDKERRDSDEMRKSSRKPSQTDRESVEARPDAMEVDATKSEVNGRDEDLKSEGDTQSN, encoded by the exons ATGTTGTCGAACGCGCAGCTTCTGGATGAGTTGATGGGCCGTGACCGTAACCTGGCCCCGGACGAGAAACGCCAGAATGTCCGGTGGGACGATGAGAGT GTATGTAAATATTTCCTGTGTGGATTCTGTCCAGCTGAGTTATTTACGAACACACGCTCTGACCTGG GTCCCTGTGAGAAGATTCATGATGACAATCTGCGGAAGTA CTATGAGAAGAGCTCCCGTTTTATGAAAGTGGGTTATGAGAAAGACTTCCTGCGTTATCTGCAAAACCTGATGGCTGATGTTGAGCGGCGGATCCGTCGAGGTCATGCTCGGTTGGCACTATCCCAGAACACGACAACTGGAACAGCG ACTGGAGGGCCTGTGAGTAAGAATGAAGAGAAGGGTCAGGTTTTAACAGAGAAAATAGAAGAACTCCTGGAACAG ATTGAGGAGCTGGGCTCTGAGGGGaaggtggaagaggcccagggtATGATGAAACTTGTCGAACAGCTGAAAGATGAGCGAGAGCAACTGCGATCTGCCAGCTCG ACCATCGAGAGCTTTGCGGCCCAGGAGAAGCAGATGGAGGTTTGTGAAGTGTGCGGTGCATTCCTCATCGTAGGAGATGCACAGTCCAGGGTGGATGATCACTTAATGGGGAAGCAGCACATGGGCTATGCGAAGATCAAAGCAACCGTGGAGGAGCTGAAG GAGAAGGTTCGGAAGAAGACTGAAGAACCAGAACGTGATGACAAATTAAAACGCGAGAGGGAAGAACGGGAGCTGGAGCGAGAGCGTGAGCGGGAGGAGAGGGAGAAGAAACGGCGGCGGGAAGAGGaggagaaagagcgagagagggaggcacGGCGTAGGAGGAGCCACTCGCGGAGCCGGCATTCTCATTCTAGCCGGGCGTCTGACAGAAGGCGAAGCAGGTCGCGTGAACGCAAGCGGTCACGCAGTAAGGAACGTGAAAAGAAACGCAGCAG GGGTGAGGATCGGCGGAGCAGAGACCGCTCTGAGAGAAGCAGAGACCGATCAGAAAGGAAACACCGATCCCGGAGTCGGGATCGGCGCCGATCACGAAGTCGGGATGTCAGGTCACACAAGCACAGAAGCaggagcagagagaaagagaggaggtcaAAGGACAAAG AAAGGAGAGACTCTGATGAAATGAGGAAAAGCAGTCGGAAACccagtcagacagacagagagagtgtagaGGCTCGACCAGACGCCATGGAGGTGGACGCCACTAAAAGCGAGGTCAATGGGAGAGATGAAGACCTAAAATCTGAAGGTGACACTCAGTCCAATTAA